In the genome of Flavobacterium panacagri, one region contains:
- a CDS encoding formylglycine-generating enzyme family protein, with the protein MKNKTFWIFAILTISIISLAYGYTKLIVPKKEIAATADCHETPNTSEPSVFKPTIENKNKPSGKTPEGMVWIPGGEFSMGSNVEDESLCSIKGVTKDAAPIHRVYVDGYYMDKTEVTNEEFEKFVKATGYVTVAEQKPTKEEFPTASEEDLITGSVVFTPTPSAVNFNNFLQWWRYEPGADWRHPEGPQSTIKGKEKYPVVHVVYEDAAAYAKWAGKRLPTEAEWEFAARGGKTGNLYAWGNTLKPNGKFQANIYQGHFPIKDGDTGEDGFKGIAPTAQFAPNAYGLYDMAGNVWEWVNDWYSVDYYKSLAETGKTVKNPKGPEAYYDPNDPTEIKRVHRGGSFLCTDQYCTRYMVGTRGKGEIRSAANHVGFRCVKGI; encoded by the coding sequence ATGAAAAATAAAACCTTTTGGATTTTTGCTATACTGACGATTTCCATTATTTCACTCGCTTACGGTTACACTAAACTAATTGTACCTAAAAAAGAAATAGCAGCAACTGCAGATTGTCATGAAACTCCAAATACTTCAGAACCATCTGTATTTAAGCCAACAATCGAAAACAAAAACAAACCATCTGGAAAAACACCAGAAGGAATGGTTTGGATTCCAGGTGGAGAATTCTCTATGGGAAGTAATGTTGAAGACGAAAGTTTGTGCAGTATAAAAGGTGTTACCAAAGATGCTGCTCCAATTCATCGTGTATATGTTGATGGTTATTATATGGATAAAACAGAAGTCACTAACGAAGAATTCGAAAAATTTGTAAAAGCTACTGGTTATGTAACTGTTGCAGAACAAAAACCAACTAAAGAAGAATTTCCAACGGCAAGTGAAGAAGATTTAATAACAGGTTCTGTTGTATTTACACCTACTCCATCTGCTGTTAATTTTAATAATTTCTTGCAATGGTGGCGTTACGAGCCTGGTGCTGACTGGAGACATCCTGAAGGCCCTCAAAGTACCATCAAAGGAAAAGAAAAATATCCTGTTGTTCATGTCGTCTACGAAGATGCTGCAGCTTATGCAAAATGGGCAGGAAAAAGACTTCCTACAGAAGCGGAATGGGAGTTTGCAGCGCGCGGTGGTAAAACGGGAAATCTATATGCTTGGGGAAATACTTTAAAACCAAACGGAAAATTTCAAGCCAATATTTATCAAGGCCACTTCCCTATTAAAGATGGAGACACAGGCGAAGATGGATTTAAAGGAATTGCACCAACAGCTCAATTTGCTCCTAACGCTTATGGCTTATATGATATGGCCGGAAATGTATGGGAGTGGGTAAACGATTGGTACAGCGTAGATTATTATAAATCATTAGCTGAAACTGGCAAAACAGTTAAAAACCCTAAAGGCCCAGAGGCTTATTACGACCCTAATGATCCTACAGAAATAAAACGAGTACATAGAGGCGGCTCCTTTTTATGTACTGACCAATATTGCACTCGCTACATGGTTGGAACTAGAGGAAAAGGCGAAATTAGATCTGCTGCAAATCATGTTGGTTTTAGATGCGTAAAAGGCATATAA
- a CDS encoding DUF6515 family protein, translating into MKNISKTIRTMALMCLIGTFFLISIDSFAQRRGGGGGAAHRGGGGGINRGGNIGGATHARPTQTTRPVQTARPAQTTRPGSNGSGIQRPANSNNKITRPANSNNKTARPATANRNNNNRTGNRNTNISGNTRNVDRSRDITINNNRNTVVRRNTVVYTRPPYAYGGYRYYGYHPYYYHPYRPFYWGPVWHPWGFFVATLAVTAIVVSVESTQYHYDQGVWYAPSNGGYTAVPAPVGGTVNNIPSGAQTVNTGTVNNYYYGGTYYEKDGEKYTVVAPTAGTIVENLPEGGEEVTVGDVKYIKFGETYYQPVQIDGKNKYEVVLVEKDK; encoded by the coding sequence ATGAAAAACATATCCAAAACAATAAGAACTATGGCACTTATGTGCCTGATTGGGACATTTTTCCTTATTTCAATAGATAGCTTTGCACAGCGCCGAGGCGGTGGCGGAGGTGCCGCTCATCGTGGTGGCGGAGGCGGTATCAATAGAGGTGGAAATATTGGCGGTGCAACACATGCAAGACCCACACAAACAACTCGTCCTGTACAAACTGCAAGACCTGCACAAACCACAAGACCTGGTTCAAACGGTAGTGGCATACAACGACCTGCCAATTCTAACAATAAAATTACCAGACCTGCTAATTCTAATAACAAAACAGCAAGACCTGCAACAGCCAATAGAAATAACAATAATAGAACTGGTAACAGAAACACCAACATAAGTGGCAATACTAGAAATGTAGACCGAAGCAGAGATATTACAATCAACAATAATCGCAATACAGTTGTAAGAAGAAATACAGTTGTTTATACTCGTCCTCCTTATGCATATGGCGGTTATCGATATTACGGCTACCATCCTTATTATTATCATCCATACAGACCTTTTTATTGGGGACCAGTCTGGCATCCTTGGGGTTTTTTCGTTGCTACATTAGCCGTAACAGCAATTGTAGTTAGCGTAGAAAGCACTCAATATCATTATGATCAAGGAGTTTGGTATGCGCCATCAAATGGAGGCTATACGGCAGTACCCGCACCTGTAGGAGGAACTGTAAACAATATCCCCAGCGGAGCACAAACTGTTAATACTGGAACAGTAAATAATTATTACTACGGTGGCACTTATTATGAAAAAGATGGCGAAAAGTATACTGTAGTCGCTCCAACGGCAGGCACAATTGTAGAAAATTTACCAGAAGGCGGTGAAGAAGTTACAGTTGGCGATGTCAAATACATCAAATTTGGAGAAACGTATTATCAACCTGTCCAAATAGATGGAAAAAACAAATACGAAGTTGTTCTTGTTGAGAAAGACAAGTAA
- a CDS encoding OprO/OprP family phosphate-selective porin, translating into MSNSQKTIHPKAFLLLALLLISWRGISQQEKDTTKLMNVRYGSKGIELQTRDNKFLFQLQSRLQFRFSTPYDTDPLTYDDYSQDAKTTFKINRARLKIGGHAFEPWLKYYWEYELSQSNLLDFRIMIEKWDFLSFKVGQWKTEFTRERFISSGEQQMVERSLINRPFTVDRQLGAEVYGHLKGNGIANFNYWFAALTGTGRGSTSNDDNNLMYFGRAQWNFLGRFLDFEGCDLEFHEKPTPIIAFSAITNRSPYTRFSQAGGGSLDGFEDGLPGQYRVNQWNLETAFMYKGFSWQSEWHTKEIIDKYNNNDMTVMKGYYVQAGFFFHNVFHWWPKHLEMAGRHASYRPDYSIRQNRQDESTLAFNWFFKGHKNKLTSEVSYFSFQDKTLPLEQGWRFRIQWDISL; encoded by the coding sequence ATGTCCAACTCGCAAAAAACAATTCATCCTAAAGCGTTTCTTTTACTTGCACTGCTTCTTATCAGTTGGAGAGGAATATCTCAACAAGAAAAAGACACTACAAAACTGATGAATGTTCGATATGGAAGTAAAGGAATTGAATTACAAACTAGAGATAATAAATTTTTATTTCAGCTTCAAAGCCGTTTACAATTTCGTTTTTCTACTCCTTACGACACTGATCCTCTCACTTATGATGATTACAGTCAAGATGCGAAAACTACTTTTAAAATAAATCGTGCCCGCTTAAAAATCGGCGGTCATGCTTTTGAACCTTGGCTTAAGTATTATTGGGAATATGAATTGAGTCAGTCTAATTTACTTGATTTTAGAATTATGATTGAAAAATGGGATTTTTTAAGTTTTAAAGTCGGACAATGGAAAACAGAATTTACCCGCGAACGCTTCATTAGCAGTGGCGAACAGCAAATGGTGGAACGATCTCTTATTAATAGACCTTTTACGGTTGACAGACAATTAGGAGCCGAAGTGTACGGTCATCTAAAAGGAAACGGCATTGCCAATTTTAATTATTGGTTCGCGGCTTTAACAGGAACAGGACGCGGAAGCACTTCCAATGACGATAATAATCTAATGTATTTTGGAAGAGCACAATGGAATTTTCTAGGAAGATTTCTGGATTTTGAAGGTTGTGATTTAGAATTTCACGAAAAACCAACTCCAATTATTGCCTTTTCTGCCATAACCAACCGAAGCCCTTACACTCGTTTCTCTCAAGCTGGAGGAGGTTCTCTAGACGGATTTGAAGATGGTCTTCCCGGGCAATACAGAGTCAATCAGTGGAATTTAGAAACGGCTTTTATGTACAAAGGTTTTTCTTGGCAAAGCGAATGGCATACCAAAGAAATTATAGATAAATACAACAATAATGATATGACCGTAATGAAAGGTTATTATGTTCAGGCTGGATTCTTCTTTCATAATGTGTTTCATTGGTGGCCCAAACATTTGGAAATGGCTGGAAGACATGCCTCTTACCGGCCAGATTATTCCATAAGACAGAATAGACAAGACGAATCGACACTGGCTTTTAACTGGTTTTTTAAAGGCCATAAAAACAAACTTACGTCTGAGGTTAGTTATTTCAGTTTTCAAGATAAAACGTTGCCATTGGAACAGGGCTGGCGTTTTAGAATACAATGGGATATTTCACTTTAA
- a CDS encoding quinone-dependent dihydroorotate dehydrogenase translates to MYKLIIRPILFWFDPEEVHYFTFSFVKFISKIPGVSAIIRSIYEVKDSRLEREVFGIKFKNPVGLAAGFDKDAKLYKELGDFGFGFIEIGTVTPVGQEGNPKKRLFRLKEDQAIINRMGFNNGGVLEAVERLKKNSGVLIGGNIGKNKVTDNEDAVKDYIICFDALYDHVDYFVVNVSSPNTPNLRALQDKEPLTALLQTLQDRNVEKQKTSTQKAKPILLKIAPDLTDEQLLDIIDIVKTTQIAGVIATNTTISREGLQSSNQSETGGLSGKPLTKRSTEVIRFLSEKSNKAFPIIGVGGIHSADDAIEKLNAGASLVQLYTGFIYEGPALIKAINKKVLGKL, encoded by the coding sequence ATGTATAAATTGATAATTCGTCCGATACTTTTTTGGTTTGATCCAGAAGAAGTGCATTACTTTACTTTTTCATTCGTTAAATTCATTTCAAAAATCCCAGGAGTTTCGGCAATTATAAGATCAATTTATGAGGTAAAAGATTCTCGATTGGAAAGAGAAGTTTTCGGAATCAAATTCAAAAATCCAGTTGGACTTGCAGCTGGTTTTGATAAAGATGCAAAGCTTTACAAAGAATTAGGCGATTTTGGTTTTGGTTTTATCGAAATCGGAACGGTAACTCCGGTTGGACAAGAAGGAAATCCGAAAAAACGTTTGTTCCGTTTAAAAGAAGATCAGGCGATTATTAACCGAATGGGATTTAATAATGGCGGCGTTCTAGAAGCTGTGGAGCGTTTGAAGAAAAATTCGGGAGTTTTAATTGGAGGAAATATTGGAAAAAACAAAGTAACGGATAACGAAGATGCGGTTAAAGATTACATCATTTGTTTTGATGCTTTGTATGATCATGTTGATTATTTTGTGGTAAACGTAAGTTCTCCAAACACTCCGAATCTAAGAGCGTTGCAAGATAAAGAACCTTTGACAGCTTTATTGCAGACTTTGCAGGATAGAAATGTTGAAAAACAAAAAACAAGCACGCAGAAAGCAAAACCAATTTTATTAAAAATCGCTCCAGATCTTACAGATGAGCAATTGTTAGATATTATTGATATTGTAAAAACTACTCAGATTGCAGGTGTAATTGCAACCAATACAACCATTTCCAGAGAAGGTCTGCAATCTTCTAATCAGTCTGAAACGGGTGGATTGTCTGGAAAACCATTAACAAAACGTTCTACTGAAGTAATTCGCTTTCTTTCGGAAAAAAGCAATAAAGCATTTCCAATTATTGGAGTAGGAGGAATTCACTCCGCAGATGATGCCATCGAAAAACTAAATGCAGGAGCAAGTTTGGTACAATTGTACACTGGTTTTATTTACGAAGGGCCAGCGTTGATCAAAGCAATTAATAAGAAAGTTTTAGGAAAGCTGTAA
- a CDS encoding DUF3307 domain-containing protein has protein sequence MILFVKLLLAHLLGDFIWQPGTWVAHKETKKHKSIYLYIHILLHGVLAAILAGEIRFIPYAVLISVTHGIIDLIKLNFQKKKNKRTWFVVDQIAHILVLIGIVLLYENKSLPYFWQDNLFWIFVTGILLLTKPTSIFIKTIISIWAPESKINNQDNSLVAAGNYIGILERLFVFGFILTNHFEAIGFLLAAKSIFRFGDLKEAKDRKLTEYVLIGTLISFGIAILAGLLVQMLLQLS, from the coding sequence ATGATTTTATTCGTAAAACTACTTTTAGCGCATTTATTAGGTGATTTTATCTGGCAGCCGGGAACTTGGGTTGCGCATAAAGAAACCAAAAAACATAAAAGTATTTACTTATATATTCACATTTTGCTGCATGGAGTTTTAGCCGCAATTCTAGCCGGCGAAATCCGTTTTATTCCTTACGCCGTTTTAATCTCGGTAACGCATGGCATCATTGATTTGATCAAACTAAATTTTCAAAAAAAGAAAAACAAACGCACTTGGTTTGTAGTGGATCAAATTGCTCATATTTTAGTTTTAATTGGCATTGTACTTTTATATGAAAACAAAAGTCTCCCTTATTTTTGGCAGGATAATCTGTTTTGGATTTTTGTGACTGGTATTTTGCTCCTTACCAAACCAACGTCCATTTTTATTAAAACCATAATTTCAATCTGGGCACCTGAGAGCAAAATCAATAATCAGGACAACTCATTAGTCGCTGCAGGAAATTATATCGGAATCCTGGAACGTTTATTCGTTTTCGGATTTATCTTGACGAATCATTTCGAAGCAATCGGATTTTTATTGGCTGCCAAATCCATTTTTAGATTTGGCGATTTAAAAGAAGCCAAAGACCGAAAGTTGACCGAATATGTTTTAATCGGCACATTAATCAGTTTTGGAATTGCAATTCTCGCTGGATTATTGGTTCAAATGCTTTTACAGCTTTCCTAA
- a CDS encoding hydroxymethylglutaryl-CoA lyase yields MNKEIKIIECPRDAMQGIRDFIPIQNKVSYIQALLRVGFDTIDFGSFVSPKAIPQMQDTAAVLEQLDLSQTTSKLLSIIANTQGAVTASEYEQIQYLGFPFSISENFQMRNTHKTIAESLVTLEEILEVADKKSKEVVTYLSMGFGNPYGDPWNVEIVAEWTEKLAGMGVKILSLSDTVGTSTPEVITYLFSHLIPKYPKIEFGAHLHTTPDTWFEKIDAAAKAGCTRFDGAIQGFGGCPMATDKLTGNMPTEKLISYFTANKEHTGLNSLSFESAYNEASKLFGKFH; encoded by the coding sequence TTGAATAAAGAAATCAAAATCATTGAATGTCCCAGAGATGCCATGCAAGGCATAAGAGATTTTATTCCGATCCAAAATAAAGTTTCCTATATACAGGCTTTGCTTAGAGTAGGTTTTGATACGATTGATTTCGGGAGTTTTGTTTCTCCAAAAGCAATTCCGCAGATGCAGGATACTGCAGCAGTTTTAGAACAGCTGGATTTGTCTCAGACGACTAGTAAACTGCTGTCCATTATTGCTAATACGCAAGGAGCAGTAACGGCCTCCGAATACGAACAGATTCAATATCTTGGATTTCCATTTTCTATTTCAGAGAATTTCCAGATGCGTAACACACATAAAACTATTGCAGAATCATTGGTTACATTAGAAGAAATTCTGGAAGTTGCCGATAAAAAAAGTAAAGAAGTTGTAACTTATCTTTCCATGGGGTTTGGGAACCCTTACGGAGATCCGTGGAATGTAGAAATAGTAGCAGAATGGACAGAAAAGCTTGCCGGAATGGGCGTTAAGATTCTTTCACTTTCTGATACTGTTGGAACTTCTACGCCAGAAGTCATTACGTATTTGTTTTCTCATTTAATTCCGAAATACCCGAAAATTGAATTTGGAGCCCATTTGCATACCACACCAGATACTTGGTTCGAAAAAATTGATGCAGCAGCAAAAGCCGGCTGTACACGTTTTGACGGTGCAATCCAAGGATTTGGAGGCTGTCCAATGGCAACCGATAAGTTAACGGGTAATATGCCCACAGAAAAACTGATTTCCTATTTTACTGCAAACAAAGAACATACTGGTTTAAACTCTTTAAGCTTTGAAAGCGCTTATAATGAAGCCTCAAAATTGTTTGGAAAGTTTCATTAA
- a CDS encoding DUF5723 family protein: MRKVYLIFCIVLQLSCFAQNKELLYNFTSIPQSLLVNPGADVSYKYYFGFPILSGISANVGSKGFTAYDLFADNGVDFNQKVRNVINKSSRNDKVMTNQQLEIFSGGFRVGGRESKSYVSFGLYQEFDFFMYVPKDPALLALNGNRDYIGKSFNLGDLTAKAEVLSVFHIGYHKKVNDKFVYGGRAKIYSSGANATSTKNSGYIYTGQNAGNPNIYDQVISSNLELKTSGISKFTKDEYEGNVASDLVNNTFFGGSLGLGVDAGITYYIKDNLQLTASIIDLGFIRQSKDIETLTYKGTYQYNGVNPDFMGNDDPEDVFDEFEKAIPRDTLYNKYTTWRPTKFYSSIQYSFGEARPDDECNCRGQINKYYKNAVGAQLFAMTTPREPIAALTAFYRRNIFRKLDVKATYTFDTFSNKNIGLGVAGTIGAVNIYALVNNILEYKDLSKANSAAFQLGINFVFQDKDD; the protein is encoded by the coding sequence ATGAGAAAAGTATATCTGATTTTCTGTATCGTTTTGCAGCTCTCTTGTTTCGCTCAAAATAAAGAGTTATTGTATAATTTTACTTCAATTCCACAATCATTACTTGTAAATCCAGGAGCTGATGTTTCGTATAAATATTATTTTGGCTTTCCTATTTTATCTGGAATTTCGGCTAATGTAGGATCAAAAGGTTTTACAGCCTATGACTTATTTGCTGATAATGGTGTAGACTTTAATCAAAAAGTCAGAAACGTAATCAATAAATCTTCCCGAAACGATAAAGTAATGACGAATCAGCAATTGGAAATTTTTTCTGGTGGTTTTAGAGTAGGAGGAAGAGAAAGTAAATCGTATGTTTCATTTGGACTGTATCAGGAATTTGATTTTTTCATGTATGTTCCTAAAGATCCTGCTCTGCTTGCTTTGAATGGAAATCGTGATTATATTGGAAAATCTTTTAATCTGGGAGATTTAACTGCCAAAGCTGAGGTGCTTTCTGTATTTCATATCGGATATCATAAAAAAGTAAACGATAAATTTGTTTACGGCGGACGTGCAAAAATCTATTCAAGCGGTGCCAATGCAACTTCAACTAAAAACTCTGGTTATATTTATACAGGACAGAATGCAGGAAATCCAAATATTTACGATCAAGTTATTTCTTCTAATTTAGAATTAAAGACTTCTGGAATCTCTAAGTTTACCAAAGATGAATACGAAGGAAACGTTGCAAGTGATTTAGTAAATAATACTTTTTTCGGTGGAAGTTTAGGGCTTGGAGTAGATGCCGGAATTACCTATTATATTAAAGATAATTTACAGCTTACAGCGAGTATAATTGATTTAGGTTTTATAAGACAATCTAAAGACATCGAAACTCTTACTTACAAAGGAACCTATCAATACAATGGAGTAAATCCTGATTTTATGGGCAATGATGATCCTGAAGATGTTTTTGATGAATTCGAAAAAGCTATTCCAAGAGATACATTATATAATAAATATACGACTTGGCGTCCAACTAAATTTTATTCATCCATTCAATATTCATTTGGAGAAGCACGTCCTGATGATGAATGCAATTGCCGAGGCCAGATTAATAAATACTATAAAAATGCCGTAGGAGCACAGCTTTTTGCTATGACCACACCGCGTGAACCTATTGCAGCTTTGACGGCTTTTTATCGAAGAAATATTTTTAGAAAACTAGATGTAAAAGCAACTTATACATTTGATACATTTTCAAACAAGAACATTGGATTAGGAGTTGCAGGAACAATTGGCGCAGTTAATATTTACGCTCTTGTAAATAATATTCTCGAATATAAAGATTTGTCTAAAGCGAACAGCGCGGCATTTCAACTCGGAATCAATTTTGTTTTTCAAGATAAAGACGACTAG
- the guaB gene encoding IMP dehydrogenase, which yields MIAHNSKIIGEGLTYDDVLLVPNYSNVLPREVSIKSKFSRNITLNVPIVSAAMDTVTESAMAIAMAQEGGIGVLHKNMTIEQQAGKVRKVKRAEAGMIIDPVTLPMNSTIADAKNAMKEFGIGGIPIVDENKILKGIVTNRDLRFEKNGARPIAEVMTSQNLVTVSEGTSLEQAEVVLQGHKIEKLPVVNEKNELVGLITFRDITKLTQKPIANKDSFGRLRVAAAIGVTGDAVQRAEALVAAGVDAIIIDTAHGHTEGVVNTLKEVKSKFPQIDVIVGNIATPEAAKYLVENGADGVKVGIGPGSICTTRIVAGVGFPQFSAVLEVAAAIKGTGVPVIADGGIRYTGDIPKAIAAGADCVMLGSLLAGTKESPGETIIFEGRKFKSYRGMGSVEAMQTGSKDRYFQDVEDDVKKLVPEGIVGRVPYKGELNESMLQFIGGLRAGMGYCGSKDIPTLQERGRFVRITSSGITESHPHNVTITKEAPNYSR from the coding sequence ATGATAGCACACAACTCCAAGATTATCGGCGAAGGTTTAACTTACGACGATGTATTATTAGTACCTAACTACTCGAATGTGCTTCCCCGCGAAGTGAGTATCAAATCAAAATTCTCAAGAAACATTACATTAAACGTTCCAATTGTATCTGCTGCTATGGATACAGTTACTGAAAGTGCAATGGCAATTGCTATGGCGCAAGAAGGCGGAATCGGTGTTTTACATAAAAATATGACGATCGAACAACAAGCAGGAAAAGTTCGAAAAGTAAAACGTGCAGAAGCTGGTATGATTATCGATCCGGTAACTTTACCAATGAATTCTACAATTGCTGATGCAAAAAATGCCATGAAAGAATTCGGAATCGGTGGTATTCCAATCGTTGACGAAAACAAAATCTTAAAAGGAATTGTAACCAATCGTGACTTACGTTTCGAAAAAAATGGAGCAAGACCAATCGCTGAAGTTATGACAAGCCAAAACTTAGTAACGGTTTCTGAAGGAACTTCTTTAGAGCAGGCTGAAGTAGTTTTACAAGGTCATAAAATTGAAAAATTACCAGTTGTAAACGAAAAAAACGAATTAGTTGGTTTAATTACGTTTAGAGATATTACAAAATTAACTCAAAAGCCAATTGCTAACAAGGATTCTTTTGGTCGTTTAAGAGTTGCTGCTGCCATTGGAGTTACCGGAGATGCAGTTCAAAGAGCTGAAGCTTTAGTTGCTGCAGGTGTTGACGCAATTATTATTGATACAGCTCACGGACATACAGAAGGTGTTGTAAACACTTTAAAAGAAGTAAAATCAAAATTCCCTCAAATAGACGTAATCGTTGGAAACATTGCAACACCAGAAGCGGCTAAATATTTAGTAGAAAACGGTGCTGATGGTGTAAAAGTAGGAATCGGGCCAGGTTCTATCTGTACTACACGTATTGTTGCAGGTGTTGGTTTCCCTCAGTTTTCAGCAGTTTTAGAAGTTGCTGCAGCGATTAAAGGAACAGGAGTTCCAGTAATTGCAGATGGTGGAATTCGTTATACAGGAGATATTCCTAAAGCAATCGCTGCAGGTGCTGACTGTGTAATGTTAGGTTCATTATTAGCAGGAACAAAAGAATCTCCAGGAGAAACTATCATTTTTGAAGGTAGAAAATTCAAATCTTACCGCGGAATGGGTTCTGTTGAAGCGATGCAAACGGGTTCAAAAGATCGTTATTTCCAAGATGTTGAAGACGACGTTAAAAAATTAGTTCCAGAAGGAATTGTTGGACGTGTTCCTTACAAAGGTGAATTGAACGAAAGTATGCTTCAGTTTATTGGAGGTCTTCGCGCCGGAATGGGATACTGTGGTTCAAAAGATATTCCTACTTTACAGGAAAGAGGACGTTTCGTGAGAATCACTTCAAGCGGAATTACTGAAAGTCACCCACATAACGTAACAATTACAAAAGAAGCTCCAAATTATTCTAGATAA
- a CDS encoding FAD-dependent oxidoreductase produces the protein MKTSIIENKKIAIIGGGPVGLTTARILQVNGADVTVYERDLNAQARTSGGTLDIHSDSGQYAIQKAGLMDEFYKYARPTGEKMADIDGNITSDEMPNETNAFSRPEIDRNDLRKIMLENLQEETVVWDCQLINLEKTDNQYILEFKNGKTVTADFVIVANGGRSNARKFISDQEPQLSGTYIIQGEIVNPDQDYPEFKPKYGNGNVMAMGEQKMFYTHTMRDGSVHFGVSFKANEDWISNHGINFEDDQAVIAFLNETFKNWGNDYKKFFAASTEFSGLPLRLFSLEEPWKKHSNITLVGDAAHLMPPFAGEGVNMGLFDAFHLTQNLTNGKFETIDEAIADYEQKMFGYALEAQRMTKKMEDLLHSDIVAEDILNSRF, from the coding sequence ATGAAAACTTCAATTATAGAAAATAAAAAAATTGCCATTATTGGCGGTGGCCCAGTCGGGTTAACAACTGCTCGAATTTTACAAGTAAATGGCGCTGACGTTACGGTTTATGAAAGAGATCTAAATGCCCAGGCCCGAACTTCTGGTGGAACACTTGATATTCACTCAGATTCTGGTCAATATGCGATTCAAAAAGCGGGTTTAATGGACGAGTTTTATAAATACGCGAGACCAACTGGTGAGAAAATGGCTGATATTGACGGAAATATTACTTCTGATGAAATGCCTAACGAAACGAATGCTTTTTCTCGTCCTGAAATTGACCGAAACGATCTTAGAAAAATTATGTTGGAGAATCTCCAAGAAGAAACTGTTGTTTGGGACTGTCAATTGATAAATCTTGAAAAAACAGACAATCAATATATTTTGGAATTCAAAAACGGGAAAACAGTAACTGCTGATTTTGTTATTGTAGCAAACGGAGGAAGATCAAATGCCCGAAAATTTATAAGCGATCAGGAACCACAACTTTCTGGAACTTATATTATTCAAGGAGAAATTGTAAATCCAGATCAAGATTATCCAGAATTCAAACCTAAATACGGAAACGGAAACGTCATGGCGATGGGCGAACAAAAAATGTTTTATACACATACCATGCGTGATGGTTCAGTACATTTTGGAGTTTCTTTTAAAGCCAATGAAGATTGGATTTCAAATCACGGAATCAATTTTGAGGATGATCAAGCTGTTATTGCTTTTTTAAATGAAACTTTTAAAAATTGGGGAAATGATTATAAAAAATTCTTTGCTGCATCAACTGAATTTTCTGGTTTGCCATTGCGATTATTTTCTTTGGAAGAACCTTGGAAAAAACATTCAAACATAACTCTTGTGGGAGACGCAGCACATTTAATGCCTCCATTTGCAGGAGAAGGCGTAAATATGGGATTATTTGATGCTTTTCATTTAACTCAAAACTTAACCAATGGAAAATTCGAAACTATTGACGAAGCTATCGCTGATTATGAACAAAAAATGTTTGGCTATGCTTTAGAAGCACAACGCATGACAAAGAAAATGGAAGATTTACTGCATTCTGATATTGTTGCGGAAGATATTTTGAACAGTAGATTTTAA
- a CDS encoding TetR/AcrR family transcriptional regulator has product MRTRDINKEEIVKQKAIEMIVNQGVEGFGMNRLAKECGISVATLYIYYSDKEDLIRKIGIEIGQKLFNKMLEGFSPEMSFKDGLKNQWENRIYFTLNFTLEATCFEILKQSTYGDAIVEEITGGFKQTMSQFILYAIEKKELIPVTFEVFWSIAYGSLYSLLELHREGKSMSGKPFVFTDELKNETFNLVLKALTP; this is encoded by the coding sequence ATGAGAACACGAGATATTAATAAAGAAGAGATTGTAAAACAAAAAGCAATTGAAATGATCGTAAACCAAGGAGTAGAAGGTTTTGGAATGAACCGTTTGGCAAAAGAATGCGGGATTTCTGTTGCAACTCTTTACATTTATTACTCGGACAAAGAAGATTTGATTCGAAAAATAGGAATCGAAATTGGACAAAAACTATTTAATAAAATGCTGGAAGGTTTTTCTCCAGAAATGTCTTTTAAAGACGGACTTAAAAATCAGTGGGAGAATCGTATTTATTTCACTCTTAATTTTACCCTTGAAGCAACTTGTTTTGAAATCTTGAAACAATCTACTTACGGCGATGCTATTGTAGAAGAAATTACAGGTGGTTTTAAACAAACCATGTCACAGTTCATTCTTTATGCTATCGAAAAAAAAGAACTTATTCCAGTTACTTTTGAAGTTTTTTGGAGTATTGCTTATGGCTCGCTCTATTCTCTTTTGGAACTTCATAGAGAAGGAAAATCCATGTCTGGAAAACCTTTTGTGTTTACAGACGAACTTAAAAACGAAACTTTTAATCTGGTTCTAAAAGCTCTTACTCCTTAA